A portion of the Clupea harengus chromosome 18, Ch_v2.0.2, whole genome shotgun sequence genome contains these proteins:
- the tec gene encoding tyrosine-protein kinase Tec: MSAAVVLEEMMIKRSQQKKRTSPLNYKERLFVLTKARLTYYEGRAEKRFKKGSVDIQKIRCVEIVKNGGVTIPCQNKYPFQIVYDSNTLYVFAPTNESRSLWVHYIKEEIKHNSFILAKFHPYFWLEGTWLCCRQTEKLAPGCEEYNLQGDISRKPLPPIPGEESTSEGRRPPPPPPPQEEEQVEPREEVVIAMYDFTGTENHDLPLTRGEEYTILEKCDVNWYRARNQYGEEGYIPSNYVAQKTPDNLDQFVWFCKNINRTKAEETLKNEDKEGGFMVRESSSPGAYTVSLYTRPSGDGLAVVRHYYIKETKGTPKQFYLAEKHLFNTIPEIIEYHKHNAAGLVARLRYPVGKQGIEAPTTAGFSYDKWEINPAELTFMKELGSGQYGVVRLGKWRAQHKVAIKAIREGAMSEDDFIEEAKVMMRLSHPKLVQLYGVCTQQRPIYIVTEFMELGCLLNFLRQRRGSFSFEDLLSISLDVAQGMAHLEVNGFIHRDLAARNCLVNDSFVVKVSDFGMARYVLDDQYTSSMGSKFPVKWSPPEVFNFCKYSSKSDVWSYGVLMWEVFTAGKMPFEQSQNHEVVLMVTKGHRLYRPKMATPPIYEIMEECWKEQPEERPPFSDICLMITEALEHLHPDQPMAALSNSP, from the exons atgagtGCTGCTGTGGTCCTGGAGGAGATGATGATCAAGCGCTCGCAGCAGAAGAAGCGCACGTCGCCGCTCAACTATAAAGAGCGCCTGTTCGTCCTGACCAAGGCCAGGCTTACCTACTACGAGGGAAGAGCGgag AAGAGGTTTAAGAAGGGCTCAGTGGACATACAGAAGATCAGATGTGTGGAGATTGTGAAGAATGGAGGAGTGACCATCCCCTGCCAAAACAAATACCCATttcag ATTGTTTACGATTCCAACACTCTGTATGTTTTTGCCCCAACCAACGAGAGCCGAAGCTTATGGGTGCATTATATAAAAGAAG agaTCAAGCACAACTCTTTCATTTTGGCGAAGTTCCACCCTTACTTCTGGCTGGAGGGAACGTGGCTTTGCTGTCGGCAGACTGAGAAACTGGCACCAGGCTGTGAGGAATACAACCTGCAAGGAGaca TTTCAAGAAAACCACTACCTCCCATTCCTGGTGAAGag TCCACCAGCGAGGGCCGTCgtccgccccctccccctccgccTCAAGAGGAAGAGCAGGTGGAGCCCAGGGAGGAAGTGGTCATCGCCATGTATGATTTCACAGGCACGGAAAACCATGACCTGCCACTCACACGCGGCGAGGAGTACACTATCTTAGAGAAGTGTGATGTCAACTGGTACAGGGCACGTAACCAATacgg GGAAGAGGGATACATACCTAGTAACTATGTGGCACAGAAGACGCCAGACAACCTCGACcagtttgt ATGGTTCTGCAAGAATATAAACCGGACCAAGGCTGAGGAGACACTGaaaaatgag GATAAAGAGGGTGGCTTTATGGTCAGAGAGTCCAGTAGCCCAGGAGCGTACACTGTGTCGTTATACACAAGACCATcagg ggatggcCTGGCTGTTGTGAGGCATTACTACATAAAGGAGACAAAAGGGACACCGAAACAGTTCTACCTGGCTGAGAAACACCTGTTCAATACCATACCTGAAATCATTGAATACCACAAACACAACGCTGCAG gACTGGTGGCCAGGTTACGTTACCCTGTTGGCAAACAAGGAATAGAGGCTCCTACCACAGCAGGATTCAGCTATg ATAAGTGGGAGATTAACCCAGCAGAGCTGACGTTCATGAAGGAGCTGGGCAGTGGGCAGTATGGAGTGGTGCGACTGGGCAAGTGGAGAGCGCAGCATAAAGTGGCCATCAAGGCCATCAGGGAGGGAGCCATGTCTGAGGACGACTTCATTGAGGAGGCCAAGGTCATgat gaggctcTCCCATCCCAAGCTGGTCCAGCTGTATGGAGTATGTACTCAGCAGAGACCCATTTACATCGTAACAGAGTTCATGGAGCTAGGGTGCCTACTCAACTTTCTCAG GCAGCGGAGAGGCAGCTTCAGCTTTGAGGACCTCCTGAGCATCAGCCTAGACGTGGCTCAGGGCATGGCCCACCTCGAGGTCAACGGATTCATCCACAGGGaccta gCTGCAAGAAACTGCTTAGTGAACGACTCATTCGTAGTGAAGGTGTCCGATTTTGGGATGGCAAG gtatgtccTCGACGACCAGTACACCAGCTCCATGGGCTCTAAGTTCCCAGTGAAGTGGTCTCCCCCAGAGGTCTTCAACTTCTGCAAGTACAGCAGCAAGTCTGACGTCTGGTCTTACg GTGTGTTGATGTGGGAGGTATTCACAGCGGGGAAGATGCCTTTTGAACAGAGCCAGAACCACGAGGTCGTTCTCATGGTGACCAAAGGTCATCGCCTGTACCGACCCAAGATGGCCACGCCCCCCATTTACGAGATCATGGAGGAGTGTTGGAAGGAG CAACCTGAGGAACGCCCACCCTTCTCAGACATCTGCCTCATGATCACTGAGGCACTGGAGCACCTTCATCCTGATCAGCCAATGGCTGCCTTGAGCAACTCCCCATGA